The Blastocatellia bacterium DNA window ATTAAAAATATTAGACAATATTTAGACAAATATAAAACATAGCTATATGTATAGTTAAATCAATTTTGTAGTTTTGCCTTTTAATGGAAACACAAAATTTTATGAGTAAAAATAATTCGGTAATAATTATTGGCGGTGGGCTTGCAGGATTAACAGCAGCAAAAAGGCTTTTAGATTCAGGTTATCAAGTGCAGCTTTATGAAGGAAGAAAGCTTTTAGGTGGAAAGGTTTCTGCTTGGCAAGACTCGGACGGCGACTGGGTGGAAAGTGGATTACATGTTTTCTTTGGTGCTTATGAAGAAATTTATGAGTTAATGAAAGAGCTAAATGTTTACAATCAAATTATTTGGAAAGAACATGTTTTAACTTATACTTTGGATGAGGTAGAACGCTTTGAATTTCGCACTACTTCCTTGCCCAGCCCATTTCATTTACTGCCAGCAGTATTTCAAAACCGATATTTTAATTGGTTAGAAAAACTTTCTTTAGCTAAAGCTTTACAACCAATGCTTTTTGGGACAGATAATTATTTTCGTAGCCAAGATAGCAAAACTTATAGTCAATGGCATAGGGAGTTTGGCATAAGTGAAAAGATGTTAAAGAAAATGTTTTTACCTATGTCTTTAGCATTAAAGTTTTTACCTCCAGAAGAACTTTCTGCAAAAATAGTTTTAGATGTTTCTGGTACTTTTTTACGTACACCTACAGCATCTAAAATGGGCTTTTTAAGCGGTTCACCAGCAGAAAAATTAACCGGCCCTTTAGCTAAATATATTACTGATAAAGGTGGAACAATTTACTTAAATAGTCCAGTAGAAAAACTTAATCTAGGGTCAAATAAAATTACAGGTGCAGTACTAAAAAGCGGGGAAGTGTTAAAGGCAGATTATTATCTATTAGCTTTACCTATACATAAATTACAAGCAATTTTGCCCAGTAGAGTTAAGGAAGAAAAATTTTTTAGTAATCTCTATGAATTTGAAGGAGTTCCAGTAATTACTACACAACTTTGGTTTAATCAACAAGTTACAGGTATAGACAATATACTTTTTTCTCCAGATGGAATTATTCCTGTTTATGCTGATCTTGGCAATACTACTAAAGATTATTCTTGTCAGGGAAAATCTAGAATTGAAGCAGTTGTTGCTCCGGCTCGTCAAATTTGGGATTGGGATGACAAAAAAATTGTTGCAGAAGTTTTTGCTAATATTAAAAGCTATTTTCCAAAGTTATCAACAAATGCTAAAGTAATTAAATCAACTGTGGTAAGAATCCCAAGATCAGTTTATTGGCCTAAGCCAGGTGTTGATAAATTACGCCCCACACAAACTACACCAATAGGGAATTTATTTTTAGCTGGTGGTTATACACAACAGCGTTTCTATGACAGTATGGAAGGTGCTGTTAGTAGCGGAAACTTAGCTGCAAAAGCTATTGAGCAAGCTACTAGTAAACAATTAAACTCAAAAGCAGCGGTAAAATCTTAGTATGATCCAGGTAAATGTTAATGAGTAGAGATTCTTTTGTTGCTGCCAAAGAAGCTTTTGAATATTGTGAAAAAATTGTTCGCCATCATGCAAAAAGCTTTTATTTTTGTAGTCATTTTCTTCCTTATCATAAAAGAATAGCAATGTTTGCTATTTATGCACTTTGTCGTACATTAGATGACATAGTTGATGAATCCGCCCCAGAAAATAAGCTTATAACTCACCGTTTGTTAGATGAATGGCAAGAAAAACTAGATATTTTATATAGTAATAAAACTGTAAAAGAACCTATTTTAGTAGCTATGAGAGTTGTACTAGATTCTTATTTGGTCAATAAACAACATTTTTTAGACTTAATTGCTGGTGTAAGAATGGATTTGGAACCACAACCATTTAAGAATTTTGATGAACTTCGCCTTTATTGCTATAGAGTTGCTGCAACCGTGGGGCTTATGGCATCAGAGGTTTTTGGCTATAGTGACGCTAGTGCTTTACCTAGAGCGGAAAGTTTAGGAATTGCTATGCAGTTAACTAATATTTTGCGAGACGTTGGAGAAGATTTAGAAATAGGAAGGATTTATTTACCTACAGATGAGCTAAATAAGTTTAATTATTTAGAATCAGACCTAAAGGCTAAAAGAATTAATAAAAATTTTATTGCCTTAATGAAATTTCAAATTCAGCGTGCTTATAGCTTTTATCAAGAAGCTGAACTAGGTATTAAATTACTTAGTCCTGATAGTCGTTTTACAGTGCTAGCTGCTAGTAGACTTTATGGAGCAATACTATCTAAAATAGAGAGTAACAATTATGATGTGTTTTCGCGTCGTGCTAGTCTAAGTTTATCAGCTAAGTTATTATATTTGCCTAATATTTGGGTAACACGCCAAATTAAATTTGCCTAAAACATTATAAAGACATGTCTAAAAGTGCCTTAGATTTTGAACTTTTAATAAAAGATTGGTCGCCTATAATTGAAAAAAAGTTGGAGGAAATACTTCCTAGCTTTCCTAATATTTCCGATCCTATTTGGCAAAAAGCTATTAGATCTGCTGTTTTTGATGGAGGAAAACGTACTAGACCTTTTTTAACTATAATGGGCTGGCAGACAATTAGCTCTAATGAAAATTACCAAATAGATTTGATGCTTGAAGTTGCTGTTGCCATAGAATTAATACATTGTAGCTCTTTAATTTTTGATGATTTACCTTGTATGGATAATGCTACGCTAAGACACGGGACTAAAGCTTTACACTTAGAAATTGGCGAAGATAAAGCTATTTTGGTTGCATTAGCTTTGCTATTAAAAGGTATTGAATTAGTAATTTTAGTAGCAAATTCTTTAACTTCTTTTAAGCAATCTAATGCTTTAGTAATAAATTTAATGCAGACAATTGGAACAAATGGATTAATTTGTGGGCAGTGGTTTGACCTTTGTGCTAAACAAAGTGTTAGAAATGAAACAACCGATGCTAAATTGCTAGCACTTCGTAACTTAAAAACTATGCCTTTGATTAAGTTTTCTCTTTTAAGTGGAGCAATTTTAGCTGATGCTAATGAAGAACAGCAAATAGCTCTTAGCCAATTTGCTGAATATATAGGGGATGCCTATCAACAAGTAGATGATTTACTAGATTTTATTGGAGACTCAATTTTACTTGGCAAAGATGTTGAAATAGATAAAAAAAATGACCGTCTTAATGATGCTTATCTTTCTTTAGACCAAGCTGTAATTTCTATAGAGGAAAAACTTGAGCAAGCTCGTAGTATTATCAGAGGTAATTTTTCTACAAAACAATATCCTGATAAATTTACTGGCCTAATTATATTTACTTATTATCTTAGTCGGCGTTTTCAAAATATTGTAGCCCAAAACACTGATAAATAAAGAGTTTAAGTTAGTAAGCTAACCAAAGAATTGCACGCCTTAGCACTTGAATATTTTGATGTTGAAGCCCAATATCAAATTTATCGCATTGCTGACTACGTTCCAGAAAAATTTCCCATAGTTGGTTAACTTCTTCGTTTGCTTCCTGTTCAATATGCCTTAAAGTTTCATTTAATTCAAAATTAATTTTATCTAAGGAAGTATCTACACTACCGCGAGATATTTTAGGCTTTAATGCACGTTTAGCACTATTAAGGAACATAGAAGTTAAGCGAGTTTTACTAGTAAATATTTCTGAGCGTTGTTCAATATTTTTTAGTAAATTTGGTTCAGGTAAGGGGTCTTTACGACCTTTGCGCTCTTGGGATTCTCTAACTTGTTCTAATTTTAATTCTACTTTGCGCATTAAATCTCTTAGTTCAGGTTCCATTTCTGTTAAAGCAATTTCTGAAACCTTATCTAAAAACTCATCGCGTGTTTGTCCTGGTGTTGAGTAAATTTTGAAAACAGGGTTATAGAGTAAAGAAAATTTTTCTTTTCGTACTAAGCTACTGATTAACTCATCTTGCATTTCCGCCAAACGACTAGCAGTAAATAAAAAGTTTCCAGTTTGTTTGGGTAAGTCTGAAAGTGGAATACTAGAAAATTTAGTTCCTGGGGCTAAACTAATTATTGGCTCATCCCAGTTTATAGGCAAGTCATTTTCTGGATACCAGGCTGTGTAAATACGTTCTTCGCTATGGTGATAAGTAGCTCTTAGACTACGAAATGTTAATTTACACTCAATCATTATAGCAGGGTAATAAGCAGATGTACCGGCTGCAACAGGGTTATTTAACCAAAGGTGAGGAACAAGAGCAGAATCTTGACTGCTAGATCTCATAAGTATTGATATTTAAGAATAATTTAGAGTTAAAATTAAAGATTTTTATTAATTTAGTAGGCGAACTATAGCGAATTGTTAAAAATAATTCA harbors:
- a CDS encoding polyprenyl synthetase family protein, with product MSKSALDFELLIKDWSPIIEKKLEEILPSFPNISDPIWQKAIRSAVFDGGKRTRPFLTIMGWQTISSNENYQIDLMLEVAVAIELIHCSSLIFDDLPCMDNATLRHGTKALHLEIGEDKAILVALALLLKGIELVILVANSLTSFKQSNALVINLMQTIGTNGLICGQWFDLCAKQSVRNETTDAKLLALRNLKTMPLIKFSLLSGAILADANEEQQIALSQFAEYIGDAYQQVDDLLDFIGDSILLGKDVEIDKKNDRLNDAYLSLDQAVISIEEKLEQARSIIRGNFSTKQYPDKFTGLIIFTYYLSRRFQNIVAQNTDK
- a CDS encoding FAD-dependent oxidoreductase, with the translated sequence MSKNNSVIIIGGGLAGLTAAKRLLDSGYQVQLYEGRKLLGGKVSAWQDSDGDWVESGLHVFFGAYEEIYELMKELNVYNQIIWKEHVLTYTLDEVERFEFRTTSLPSPFHLLPAVFQNRYFNWLEKLSLAKALQPMLFGTDNYFRSQDSKTYSQWHREFGISEKMLKKMFLPMSLALKFLPPEELSAKIVLDVSGTFLRTPTASKMGFLSGSPAEKLTGPLAKYITDKGGTIYLNSPVEKLNLGSNKITGAVLKSGEVLKADYYLLALPIHKLQAILPSRVKEEKFFSNLYEFEGVPVITTQLWFNQQVTGIDNILFSPDGIIPVYADLGNTTKDYSCQGKSRIEAVVAPARQIWDWDDKKIVAEVFANIKSYFPKLSTNAKVIKSTVVRIPRSVYWPKPGVDKLRPTQTTPIGNLFLAGGYTQQRFYDSMEGAVSSGNLAAKAIEQATSKQLNSKAAVKS
- a CDS encoding phytoene/squalene synthase family protein, with amino-acid sequence MLMSRDSFVAAKEAFEYCEKIVRHHAKSFYFCSHFLPYHKRIAMFAIYALCRTLDDIVDESAPENKLITHRLLDEWQEKLDILYSNKTVKEPILVAMRVVLDSYLVNKQHFLDLIAGVRMDLEPQPFKNFDELRLYCYRVAATVGLMASEVFGYSDASALPRAESLGIAMQLTNILRDVGEDLEIGRIYLPTDELNKFNYLESDLKAKRINKNFIALMKFQIQRAYSFYQEAELGIKLLSPDSRFTVLAASRLYGAILSKIESNNYDVFSRRASLSLSAKLLYLPNIWVTRQIKFA